The Sulfurovum riftiae genome has a window encoding:
- a CDS encoding DNA-directed RNA polymerase subunit alpha — protein sequence MRKIKVAPFMPTEVEVNEISANRAEIVAYPFESGYAVTLAHPLRRLILGSSIGYAPISVKIEGAAHEFDNIRGMHEDVAVFIINLKNIRFKIKDESDRVELKYSFSGHKEVTAQDLNNDQIEVVNGDLPLATLNEDAELNFTVVIAKGIGYVPSEDLRDEVAADSIALDAFFTPVRKANYKIEPVLVEDNPNFEKITFDIETDAQIGPVEAFTNALEVMNKQLSVFNGVLDVNISTTLPKRTGDDTELKPFMMAVDGLGLSARSFNSLDRAGIKFLGELVLMTENEIKNIKNLGKKSLDEINECLVEHGFGPEFELKESTRANLVKKLEQLKV from the coding sequence ATGAGAAAAATTAAAGTTGCACCATTTATGCCAACAGAAGTAGAAGTCAACGAGATCAGCGCGAACCGTGCCGAGATCGTGGCGTATCCTTTTGAGAGTGGCTATGCTGTCACACTAGCACACCCGTTGAGAAGACTCATTCTTGGTTCTTCCATCGGATATGCACCTATTTCTGTAAAGATCGAAGGTGCTGCACACGAGTTTGACAACATCAGAGGTATGCACGAAGATGTGGCTGTGTTTATCATCAACCTCAAGAACATTCGTTTTAAAATTAAAGACGAGAGTGACAGAGTAGAGCTTAAGTACAGTTTCTCCGGACACAAAGAAGTGACGGCACAGGATCTTAACAACGATCAGATCGAAGTGGTGAACGGGGATCTTCCTCTCGCAACACTTAATGAAGATGCCGAACTCAACTTTACCGTTGTCATTGCAAAAGGTATCGGTTATGTACCGAGTGAAGATCTCAGAGACGAAGTCGCTGCAGACAGTATCGCACTTGATGCTTTCTTTACCCCGGTAAGAAAAGCGAACTACAAGATCGAGCCTGTCCTTGTAGAGGACAATCCGAACTTCGAGAAGATCACATTCGACATTGAAACGGATGCACAGATCGGTCCGGTCGAAGCATTTACCAATGCACTGGAAGTGATGAACAAGCAACTCTCTGTATTTAATGGTGTGCTCGATGTGAACATCAGTACGACATTACCGAAGAGAACAGGTGACGACACTGAACTCAAGCCGTTCATGATGGCGGTAGACGGTCTTGGACTCAGTGCCAGATCGTTCAACTCGCTTGACAGAGCCGGTATCAAATTCCTTGGTGAATTGGTATTGATGACTGAGAATGAGATCAAGAACATCAAGAACCTTGGTAAGAAATCACTTGATGAGATCAATGAGTGCCTTGTAGAGCACGGATTTGGTCCCGAGTTCGAACTCAAAGAGAGTACAAGAGCGAATCTTGTCAAAAAATTAGAACAACTTAAAGTATAG
- the rpsD gene encoding 30S ribosomal protein S4 — translation MARYRGPVERLERRLGVDLGLKGERRLAGKSALEKRPYAPGQHGQRRTKISEYGLQLQEKQKAKFMYGTSEKQFRALYKEANRKEGNTGAILIQLLEQRLDNVVYRMGFATTRASARQFVNHGHVLVDGKRVDIPSFRVKPGQKIEIREKSKANPQILRAIELTNQTGMVEWVDVDKEKLFGIFSRIPEREEIAIPVEERLIVELYSK, via the coding sequence ATGGCAAGATATAGAGGTCCAGTTGAAAGACTAGAAAGAAGACTTGGTGTTGATCTTGGGTTGAAAGGTGAGCGTAGACTTGCCGGAAAATCTGCATTGGAAAAAAGACCATATGCGCCAGGACAGCATGGACAGAGAAGAACAAAGATCAGTGAATACGGTCTTCAGCTTCAGGAAAAGCAAAAAGCGAAGTTCATGTACGGAACAAGCGAAAAGCAGTTTAGAGCACTTTACAAAGAGGCGAACAGAAAAGAAGGGAATACAGGGGCGATCCTTATTCAACTTCTTGAGCAGAGACTTGACAACGTCGTTTACAGAATGGGATTTGCAACGACAAGAGCGTCTGCAAGACAATTTGTAAACCACGGTCACGTACTCGTTGACGGTAAGAGAGTTGACATTCCTTCATTCAGAGTGAAGCCAGGCCAGAAGATCGAGATCAGAGAGAAGAGCAAAGCGAATCCTCAGATCCTCAGAGCGATCGAATTGACAAACCAGACCGGTATGGTCGAGTGGGTTGACGTCGATAAAGAGAAACTTTTCGGAATCTTTTCAAGAATCCCGGAGAGAGAAGAGATAGCAATCCCAGTTGAAGAGCGTCTAATCGTCGAGCTTTATTCTAAATAA
- the rpsK gene encoding 30S ribosomal protein S11: MAKKKAKKSIAKGVVYVAATFNNTVITVTDEMGNVIAWSSAGALGFKGSKKSTPFAATEAVADAMAKAKENGIKEVGIKVQGPGSGRDTAVKAIGATEGIRVTFLKDITPLPHNGCRPPKKRRV; the protein is encoded by the coding sequence ATGGCTAAGAAGAAAGCAAAAAAAAGTATTGCTAAAGGTGTAGTTTACGTAGCTGCAACTTTCAATAACACTGTGATCACAGTGACAGATGAAATGGGTAACGTTATCGCTTGGAGCTCTGCAGGAGCACTTGGTTTCAAAGGTTCTAAGAAGTCAACGCCGTTCGCAGCGACAGAAGCGGTTGCAGATGCAATGGCCAAAGCGAAAGAGAATGGCATCAAAGAAGTAGGGATCAAAGTTCAGGGTCCTGGTTCCGGTAGAGATACAGCGGTTAAAGCGATCGGTGCAACTGAGGGAATTCGTGTAACATTCCTTAAAGACATCACTCCGCTTCCACACAATGGTTGTAGACCACCTAAGAAGAGAAGGGTATAA
- the rpsM gene encoding 30S ribosomal protein S13, translating to MARIAGVDLPQKKRIEYALTYIYGIGLTTSRKILDRTGVDYNTRVHELTDAQAATIRNDIQEHVMVEGDLRKKVTLDIKALMDLGSYRGLRHRRGLPVRGQKTKTNARTRKGKRKTVGAA from the coding sequence ATGGCACGTATTGCAGGTGTTGATTTACCACAGAAGAAAAGAATAGAGTATGCACTGACATACATCTATGGTATCGGTTTGACAACGTCAAGAAAGATTCTTGACAGAACTGGTGTTGACTACAATACCAGAGTTCATGAACTTACAGATGCTCAGGCAGCAACGATCCGTAATGATATTCAAGAGCATGTCATGGTGGAAGGTGATCTTAGAAAGAAAGTAACACTTGACATCAAGGCACTTATGGACCTTGGATCTTATAGAGGTCTCAGACACAGAAGAGGACTACCTGTTCGTGGACAGAAAACAAAGACAAATGCGCGTACCAGAAAAGGTAAGCGTAAAACTGTCGGTGCAGCATAA
- the rpmJ gene encoding 50S ribosomal protein L36: protein MKVRPSVKKMCDDCKVIKRKGIVRVICKNPKHKQRQG from the coding sequence ATGAAGGTTAGACCATCAGTAAAGAAAATGTGCGACGATTGTAAAGTGATCAAGCGCAAGGGTATCGTACGCGTGATTTGTAAAAATCCAAAACATAAACAGAGACAAGGATAA
- the infA gene encoding translation initiation factor IF-1 gives MAKDDVIEIDGKVVEALPNATFRVELENGHIVLCHIAGKMRMHYIKILPGDKVKVELTPYSLDKGRITFRYK, from the coding sequence ATGGCAAAAGATGACGTAATCGAGATTGACGGTAAGGTGGTTGAAGCATTGCCGAATGCAACTTTCAGAGTAGAGTTGGAGAATGGGCATATCGTGCTTTGTCACATCGCGGGAAAGATGAGAATGCACTACATCAAGATCCTTCCCGGCGACAAGGTGAAGGTGGAGCTTACTCCATACAGTCTTGACAAAGGCCGTATCACTTTCAGATACAAATAG
- the map gene encoding type I methionyl aminopeptidase, producing the protein MAIAIRKPDEIAKLQKAGEIVGLTLEYLQNIIQPGMTLKEIDTLGENFVREHGAEPSFKGLYGFTGSVCTSLNEVCIHGVPDSTVIKEGDVLGLDIGTKLDGYYGDAAITMAVGEISAEDKALIACSKEALYHAIEAIKPGMRFKELTKILEDFITQRGFVPLRDYCGHGIGTKPHDEPNIPNYLEGKPNQGPKIKNGMVFCLEPMVCQKSGNPVLLEDRWSVVSEDGLRTSHYEHQVAVVDGKAVILTEVK; encoded by the coding sequence ATGGCTATTGCTATACGAAAACCCGACGAGATCGCCAAGCTTCAAAAAGCGGGCGAGATCGTGGGACTTACACTGGAATATCTCCAAAACATCATTCAACCGGGTATGACACTCAAAGAGATCGACACACTGGGTGAGAACTTCGTACGTGAACACGGTGCGGAACCTTCGTTCAAAGGGCTGTACGGTTTTACAGGATCGGTCTGTACCTCACTCAACGAGGTCTGTATCCACGGTGTCCCTGACAGTACGGTCATCAAAGAAGGTGATGTGCTCGGGCTTGATATCGGAACGAAACTCGACGGCTACTATGGCGACGCTGCCATTACGATGGCCGTGGGTGAGATCTCCGCGGAAGATAAAGCGCTTATCGCCTGCTCAAAAGAGGCGCTCTACCATGCGATAGAGGCTATCAAGCCGGGTATGCGTTTCAAAGAACTGACGAAGATCCTTGAAGACTTCATCACCCAAAGAGGGTTCGTGCCTTTGCGTGACTATTGCGGTCACGGTATCGGTACCAAGCCTCATGATGAACCCAACATTCCCAACTATCTTGAAGGCAAGCCCAACCAGGGCCCGAAGATCAAGAACGGGATGGTCTTCTGTTTAGAGCCTATGGTTTGCCAGAAGAGCGGCAATCCTGTGTTGCTCGAAGACCGGTGGTCGGTCGTCAGTGAAGATGGTCTTCGTACCAGTCACTATGAACATCAGGTAGCGGTAGTTGACGGTAAAGCGGTCATACTAACAGAAGTAAAGTAA
- the secY gene encoding preprotein translocase subunit SecY, with the protein MGNALTQKILITLGFLFAYRVLAYIPTPGVDLGVIKAFFDSNSNNALGMANMFSGGAVQRLSIISLGIMPYITASIVMELLAATFPALGQMKKERDGMQKYMQIIRYFTIFITVVQAIGVSMGLQSMTGSAGQSAVMIDPMTFTILATFSMLTGTMLLMWIGEQITQKGIGNGISLIIFAGIVSGLPAAISNTIRAVNAGEMNFLLVIAILAVMLITVFAIIYVELGERRVPISYSRKTIMQNQTKRVMNYIPVKVNLSGVIPPIFASAVLMFPLTVLQASTNTWLTAIADALAPGGVVFNVVTFFLVVFFAFFYASIAFNAKDIADNLKRQGGFIPGVRPGEHTKDFLNEVASRLTASGAIYLAIISTVPFAIISGMGASFYFGGVSVLIIVQVALDTMRKIEAQRTMNQYDTLGNVGL; encoded by the coding sequence ATGGGTAACGCTTTAACTCAAAAAATCCTCATTACGTTAGGATTCCTTTTTGCGTACAGAGTTTTAGCCTATATTCCAACACCAGGTGTTGACCTGGGTGTTATCAAAGCTTTCTTTGACAGCAACTCAAACAACGCTCTGGGGATGGCAAATATGTTCTCTGGCGGTGCCGTCCAGCGTTTAAGTATTATCTCCCTGGGTATTATGCCCTACATTACTGCGTCCATCGTTATGGAACTCCTCGCAGCCACTTTCCCCGCACTCGGACAAATGAAAAAAGAACGTGACGGTATGCAGAAATATATGCAGATCATTCGTTATTTCACTATTTTTATTACTGTCGTTCAGGCGATCGGTGTATCGATGGGGCTTCAGAGCATGACAGGTAGTGCAGGACAGAGCGCGGTGATGATCGATCCGATGACATTTACCATTCTGGCAACATTCTCTATGTTGACAGGTACGATGCTGTTGATGTGGATCGGTGAGCAGATCACGCAGAAGGGTATCGGTAACGGTATCTCCCTGATCATCTTCGCGGGTATCGTTTCAGGTCTTCCTGCTGCGATCTCCAATACGATCAGAGCGGTGAATGCCGGTGAGATGAACTTCCTTCTGGTCATCGCTATTCTGGCAGTGATGCTGATCACGGTCTTTGCGATCATCTATGTGGAACTGGGTGAAAGACGTGTGCCTATCTCGTACTCGAGAAAGACCATCATGCAGAACCAGACAAAGAGAGTGATGAACTACATCCCTGTAAAGGTGAACCTTTCGGGTGTTATTCCTCCGATCTTCGCTTCGGCTGTATTGATGTTCCCGCTTACTGTGCTTCAGGCAAGTACCAATACATGGCTGACTGCTATTGCGGATGCTTTGGCACCGGGCGGTGTGGTCTTTAACGTAGTGACATTCTTCCTTGTTGTCTTCTTCGCATTCTTCTATGCATCGATCGCATTCAATGCGAAAGATATTGCGGACAACCTGAAGAGACAGGGTGGTTTCATCCCCGGTGTAAGACCGGGTGAGCACACCAAAGATTTCCTGAACGAAGTAGCCAGCCGTCTGACAGCTTCAGGCGCGATCTACCTCGCGATCATTTCGACGGTGCCGTTTGCGATTATTTCGGGCATGGGTGCGAGCTTCTACTTCGGTGGGGTCTCTGTACTTATTATCGTTCAGGTCGCACTTGATACGATGAGAAAGATCGAAGCACAAAGAACAATGAATCAATACGATACATTAGGAAATGTGGGTCTGTAA
- the rplO gene encoding 50S ribosomal protein L15: MGLHNLQPAPGSTRNRKRVGRGQGSGTGKTAGRGNKGQKSRTGYSRKRGFEGGQMPLYKRLPKVGFTSKVEKPYVINVEKIKAIAALDEITLESIKSVHKLQKTVKRVKLIGASAKELASKIKDDAVTTSGK, translated from the coding sequence ATGGGTTTACATAATTTACAACCTGCTCCAGGATCGACTCGTAACAGAAAAAGAGTCGGTCGTGGTCAGGGTTCAGGAACAGGTAAGACAGCTGGTCGCGGTAACAAAGGTCAGAAGTCAAGAACCGGTTACAGCAGAAAAAGAGGTTTCGAAGGTGGACAGATGCCACTCTACAAGAGATTGCCTAAAGTCGGGTTCACTTCGAAAGTCGAGAAGCCGTATGTGATCAATGTAGAGAAGATCAAAGCGATTGCAGCACTTGACGAGATCACTCTTGAGAGTATCAAGTCGGTTCACAAACTGCAAAAAACAGTCAAAAGAGTGAAATTGATCGGCGCTTCAGCCAAAGAGCTTGCAAGCAAGATCAAAGACGACGCTGTTACCACAAGCGGAAAATAA
- the rpsE gene encoding 30S ribosomal protein S5 yields the protein MQNNNHNEEIEKEFEEVIVNIGRVTKVVKGGRRFRFTALVVIGDKKGTVGYGFGKAKEVPDAIKKAVDDAHKNLVKVNIKGTTIAHDIEHKFNASRIVLRPASEGTGVIAGGAARPVLELAGIQDVLSKSIGSNNPNNLVRATIQALTRIKA from the coding sequence ATGCAAAATAACAATCATAACGAAGAAATCGAAAAAGAATTTGAAGAAGTGATCGTAAATATCGGTCGTGTTACCAAAGTTGTAAAGGGTGGTAGAAGATTCAGATTTACTGCGCTTGTTGTCATTGGTGACAAGAAAGGTACAGTAGGATACGGATTTGGTAAAGCCAAAGAAGTACCTGATGCGATCAAAAAAGCGGTAGATGATGCTCATAAGAACCTTGTAAAAGTAAATATCAAGGGAACTACGATTGCACACGACATTGAGCACAAGTTCAATGCAAGTAGAATTGTACTTAGACCAGCATCTGAAGGTACAGGTGTTATTGCCGGTGGTGCTGCAAGACCAGTACTCGAGCTTGCAGGGATCCAGGATGTTCTCAGCAAGTCTATCGGTTCTAACAACCCAAATAACCTGGTAAGAGCGACTATCCAAGCGCTTACCAGAATCAAAGCGTAA
- the rplR gene encoding 50S ribosomal protein L18: MLKSIQKRKNKLRAQRKARVRGKIFGTVELPRLTIYKSNKHFYAQAIDDNTGTTLASADGRKLGLKSNREDVQKVAAEMAKNLASKNIESVVFDRNGYLYHGVVASFADALREAGIKF; encoded by the coding sequence ATGTTAAAAAGTATTCAAAAAAGAAAAAATAAACTTCGCGCTCAGAGAAAAGCCAGAGTCAGAGGTAAGATCTTCGGAACTGTAGAGCTTCCAAGATTGACCATATACAAGTCGAACAAGCACTTCTATGCGCAGGCTATCGATGACAATACAGGTACAACACTTGCATCTGCAGACGGTAGAAAGCTTGGACTCAAGTCCAACAGAGAAGATGTACAGAAAGTGGCTGCTGAAATGGCTAAAAATCTTGCTTCTAAAAACATCGAGAGCGTTGTCTTCGACAGAAATGGTTACCTTTACCACGGTGTTGTCGCATCATTCGCTGATGCGCTTAGAGAAGCCGGAATAAAGTTTTAA
- the rplF gene encoding 50S ribosomal protein L6: MSRIGKRPVTVPSGIEVSLDGTTLVAKKGNLEKRLETHGRVGINIDGSEVTFERVGDEKQDAAFWGTYRALFNNIMIGLDKGYSKSLEINGVGYRAAVEGKVLKLQLGFSHDVNFEIPEGLDIKVEKNIVTISGTDKQAVGQAAAEIRAFRPPEPYKGKGVKYTDEVIIRKAGKAAGK, encoded by the coding sequence ATGTCAAGAATAGGAAAAAGACCAGTAACTGTTCCAAGTGGTATTGAAGTATCATTGGACGGTACGACTCTCGTGGCTAAAAAAGGCAATCTTGAAAAAAGACTTGAGACTCACGGAAGAGTGGGCATCAACATCGACGGTTCGGAAGTGACTTTTGAACGCGTGGGTGACGAGAAGCAGGATGCAGCGTTCTGGGGAACATACAGAGCACTGTTCAACAACATTATGATCGGACTCGACAAAGGATACAGTAAATCTTTGGAGATCAACGGTGTCGGTTACAGAGCGGCAGTTGAAGGCAAGGTCCTTAAACTACAGCTCGGTTTCTCTCACGATGTGAACTTCGAGATCCCTGAGGGACTCGACATCAAAGTTGAGAAGAACATCGTAACGATCAGCGGAACAGACAAGCAGGCCGTAGGCCAGGCTGCTGCCGAGATCAGAGCATTCAGACCACCTGAGCCTTACAAAGGTAAAGGTGTGAAGTACACAGATGAAGTGATCATCAGAAAAGCTGGTAAAGCAGCTGGTAAGTAA
- the rpsH gene encoding 30S ribosomal protein S8 → MMTDIIADSLTRIRNAAQRRLDVTTLLHSKTIEATVAIFVDKGYLESYKVKEDGNKKTIKVVLKYDDNEKSVINEIKKISKPGRRVHQGKDEIRTFKNGYGTLVVSTSQGVLANDEAYKRGIGGEVICSIW, encoded by the coding sequence ATGATGACAGATATAATTGCAGACTCTCTTACTCGTATAAGAAATGCTGCGCAGAGAAGACTGGATGTTACAACACTTCTTCACTCAAAGACAATCGAGGCAACAGTGGCTATTTTCGTAGACAAAGGGTACCTTGAGAGCTATAAAGTGAAAGAAGACGGAAACAAGAAGACGATCAAAGTGGTTCTTAAATATGACGACAATGAAAAAAGCGTTATCAATGAGATAAAGAAGATCTCCAAGCCGGGTAGACGTGTTCACCAGGGCAAAGACGAGATCAGAACATTTAAAAACGGTTACGGTACTTTGGTTGTTTCAACAAGCCAGGGTGTACTCGCGAACGATGAAGCGTACAAGCGCGGTATCGGCGGCGAAGTAATCTGTAGTATTTGGTAA
- a CDS encoding type Z 30S ribosomal protein S14, producing the protein MAKKSMIAKQQRKAKFSTQAYTRCNICGRPHSVYRDFGLCRVCLRKMANEGLIPGMRKASW; encoded by the coding sequence ATGGCTAAGAAATCAATGATAGCAAAGCAGCAGAGAAAAGCGAAGTTCTCTACTCAGGCGTACACAAGATGTAATATTTGCGGTAGACCTCACTCAGTATACAGAGATTTCGGTCTTTGCCGTGTGTGTTTAAGAAAAATGGCCAATGAAGGTCTAATTCCTGGTATGCGTAAAGCAAGCTGGTAA
- the rplE gene encoding 50S ribosomal protein L5: MSRMKQKYNDIVPALREECGVQNAMQTPKLEKIVISVGAGEEGRDSKLIANMADTISLIAGQKAVIVNAKKSVAGFKAREGAPSGIRVTLRGDNMYNFFDKLVSIALPRVKDFRGTPRKGFDGRGNYNFGLQEQLMFPEVEFDNIIKTHGMNITIVTSTEDDKQAFTLLEKLGMPFAKGRN; the protein is encoded by the coding sequence ATGAGTAGAATGAAGCAAAAGTACAATGACATCGTTCCTGCGCTCAGAGAAGAGTGCGGTGTACAGAACGCGATGCAGACTCCGAAGCTTGAGAAGATCGTTATCTCTGTAGGTGCTGGTGAAGAGGGAAGAGATTCCAAACTCATCGCCAACATGGCAGACACGATCTCACTTATCGCCGGTCAGAAAGCGGTAATCGTGAACGCAAAGAAATCTGTTGCAGGTTTCAAAGCGAGAGAAGGTGCTCCATCAGGTATCAGAGTAACGCTTAGAGGTGACAATATGTATAACTTCTTTGACAAGCTCGTATCGATCGCTCTTCCAAGAGTGAAAGACTTTAGAGGTACACCAAGAAAAGGTTTTGACGGTAGAGGTAACTACAACTTCGGTCTTCAGGAGCAGTTGATGTTCCCGGAAGTCGAATTTGACAATATCATCAAGACACACGGTATGAACATCACTATCGTGACAAGTACCGAAGATGACAAACAGGCATTTACGCTTCTTGAGAAGCTTGGTATGCCTTTCGCTAAAGGGAGAAACTAA
- the rplX gene encoding 50S ribosomal protein L24: MATKFKIKKGDQVLVIAGDDKGKTGEVLQVLPKKEAVIVAGCKMAKKAVKPSEQNKEGGFASVEMPIHISNVKKVEG, translated from the coding sequence ATGGCAACTAAGTTCAAGATCAAAAAAGGTGACCAGGTACTGGTTATCGCTGGTGATGACAAAGGCAAGACCGGAGAGGTTCTCCAGGTTCTTCCAAAAAAAGAAGCTGTGATCGTTGCAGGTTGTAAAATGGCCAAGAAAGCCGTGAAGCCGAGCGAGCAGAACAAAGAGGGTGGATTTGCCAGTGTTGAAATGCCTATCCACATCTCAAACGTAAAAAAAGTAGAGGGCTAA
- the rplN gene encoding 50S ribosomal protein L14, giving the protein MIQGFTRLNVADNSGAKEIMCIKVLGGSKRRYASVGDVIVASVKKALPTGKVKKGKVVKAVVVRTKKEIQRENGSLIRFDDNAAVIIDDKKEPIGTRIFGPVSRETRYAGFMKIVSLAPEVW; this is encoded by the coding sequence ATGATCCAGGGATTTACTAGACTAAATGTAGCAGACAACTCTGGTGCAAAAGAGATCATGTGTATCAAGGTTCTTGGCGGATCTAAAAGAAGATATGCATCTGTAGGTGACGTGATCGTTGCTTCAGTCAAGAAAGCACTTCCGACAGGTAAAGTGAAAAAAGGTAAGGTCGTTAAAGCGGTCGTTGTCAGAACAAAGAAAGAGATCCAGAGAGAAAACGGTTCACTTATCAGATTCGACGACAATGCTGCTGTGATCATCGATGACAAGAAAGAGCCGATAGGTACACGTATCTTCGGCCCTGTAAGTCGTGAAACAAGATATGCAGGATTCATGAAGATTGTATCCCTTGCACCGGAGGTATGGTAA
- the rpsQ gene encoding 30S ribosomal protein S17 yields the protein MPKRQITGTVIKKAGDKTATVLVERRVLHPRYHKTVKRFKKYLIHDEKNDINVGDTVTAIECRPLSKTKSFRLLEIVKRGEV from the coding sequence ATGCCAAAAAGACAAATAACAGGTACTGTGATTAAAAAGGCCGGAGACAAAACTGCAACCGTATTGGTTGAGAGAAGAGTTCTTCACCCAAGATATCACAAAACAGTAAAAAGATTTAAGAAATATCTTATCCATGATGAGAAGAATGACATCAATGTCGGAGATACAGTGACTGCCATCGAGTGTAGACCACTTTCCAAGACAAAGAGCTTCAGACTTCTTGAAATCGTGAAGAGAGGAGAAGTGTAA
- the rpmC gene encoding 50S ribosomal protein L29, translating to MNYIDLKDKSEAELVAMLKEKKLELFTLNAKQKTMQLTNTSELRVAKKDIARIQTALTAARSK from the coding sequence ATGAATTATATTGATTTGAAAGATAAAAGCGAAGCAGAACTAGTTGCGATGCTTAAAGAGAAAAAACTGGAATTGTTTACATTGAATGCAAAGCAGAAGACTATGCAGCTTACAAACACTTCTGAGTTGAGAGTAGCGAAAAAAGATATCGCTAGAATCCAGACAGCATTGACTGCTGCTAGATCGAAGTAA
- the rplP gene encoding 50S ribosomal protein L16: MLMPKRTKWRKQQKGRNRGKSFRGNKIEFGDIAIKAVEAGRIDSRQIEAARITMTRKISRTGKTWIRVFPDKPLTAKPLETRMGKGKGAVDRWVMNIKPGRIIFEMAGVEESLAREALTLAIHKMPFKCKIITAKDSHELY, encoded by the coding sequence ATGTTGATGCCTAAGAGAACAAAATGGAGAAAGCAGCAAAAAGGCCGTAACCGCGGTAAGTCTTTCAGAGGTAACAAGATTGAGTTCGGTGATATCGCGATCAAAGCTGTCGAAGCGGGTAGAATTGATTCTCGCCAGATCGAAGCGGCGCGTATTACTATGACAAGAAAGATCAGCAGAACAGGTAAGACATGGATCCGTGTTTTCCCTGACAAGCCTCTTACTGCAAAGCCACTCGAAACAAGAATGGGTAAAGGTAAAGGTGCTGTTGACAGATGGGTTATGAATATCAAGCCGGGAAGAATTATCTTTGAAATGGCAGGTGTTGAAGAGTCTCTAGCAAGAGAAGCACTCACACTGGCGATTCATAAAATGCCATTTAAGTGTAAAATCATCACTGCAAAGGATAGTCATGAATTATATTGA
- the rpsC gene encoding 30S ribosomal protein S3: protein MGQKVNPIGLRLGINRNWESRWFPAKERTADFIAEDYKIRKFLKKELFYAGVSNIIIERTVKKLRINIITARPGIIIGKKGADIEKLKTTLVKMLGKDVAINIKEEKRPQASAQLAAENVATQLERRVAFRRAMKKVIQGALKSGAKGIKISVAGRLGGAEMARTEWYLEGRVPLHTLRAKIDYGFAEAQTTYGIIGIKVWIFKGEVLAKGIQAEPKEEKKGGRRPSRKRGE, encoded by the coding sequence ATGGGTCAGAAAGTCAATCCAATAGGTCTTAGACTAGGGATCAACAGAAACTGGGAATCAAGATGGTTCCCGGCAAAAGAGAGAACAGCTGATTTCATCGCTGAAGATTATAAGATCAGAAAATTCTTGAAGAAAGAGCTTTTCTATGCGGGTGTTTCAAACATCATCATCGAAAGAACTGTCAAGAAGCTGAGAATCAACATCATCACGGCACGTCCTGGTATCATCATCGGTAAAAAAGGTGCGGATATCGAGAAGCTGAAAACAACACTTGTCAAAATGCTTGGCAAAGATGTTGCGATCAACATCAAAGAAGAGAAGCGTCCTCAGGCATCTGCACAATTGGCAGCTGAGAACGTTGCGACACAGCTCGAGAGACGTGTTGCCTTCAGACGTGCGATGAAGAAAGTCATCCAGGGTGCATTGAAGTCCGGCGCGAAGGGGATCAAGATCTCTGTAGCCGGTAGACTCGGCGGTGCTGAAATGGCAAGAACTGAGTGGTACCTTGAGGGAAGAGTTCCTCTACATACACTCAGAGCAAAGATCGATTACGGTTTTGCCGAAGCACAGACAACATACGGGATCATCGGGATCAAAGTATGGATCTTCAAAGGTGAGGTACTTGCAAAAGGTATTCAAGCTGAGCCAAAAGAAGAGAAAAAAGGTGGTAGAAGACCATCTAGAAAAAGAGGTGAATAA